A window from uncultured Desulfobacter sp. encodes these proteins:
- a CDS encoding CHAT domain-containing protein has product MNSRALHLEITQCSAPSTDNIITLQISLREPPVWKSVHQEVTVSLDSIDRFCAKASDTINQALPTGRINGTEDGILKDLGVLMCNELLPATIKKRLRDTDKKTLILTLDENLVHIPWELICLDSQFLCLKFSMGRWVKTQWDLNRVARQLPTDDCCKLWIIANPDGDLPSAGKEGLTIFRKFSGLKNCLKTAPLSSEICRDDFFLRLADFDIIHFAGHVEYDHDHPSQSAIKLKDSVFKAEEFSKLEGGAPMPSLVFLNACQSAYNENTAPGNKDASFGLTDALIRSGVQHYIGTLWKVSDIHSSTFALNFYDYFFNGCSVGEAVNLARKKSAETQNDFSWASYVLYGDPQETYFPPIALSPRPAIEKSRPAPEEETSPAPRQTEKVRNHSPEPPPSPSPPADGTPAPNGKKRIMAMIALVCIITAGVVTAGLGYLQKAPLDDWSTPVTLSVSVMEPADETAKFAAHLLESQLHEKCPHIQLLERTDWQLLKQEYEISSSQLVPRQNKLTPELLTAGLFLIIDVNTASAPPTLLMRLAKTGTGCIKHNFNAPLNDAALLTEQKERLCETVVKTLETDYPLKGRIIKYDGKEILLNIGYDQGVRPGQRFEVVENASILTIETDDDIKARTSLARQAQADKAVLTDNWRVRRVYP; this is encoded by the coding sequence ATGAACAGCCGGGCCCTTCATCTTGAAATAACCCAATGCTCCGCCCCCTCAACGGACAATATCATAACCCTGCAGATCAGCCTGCGCGAGCCCCCGGTCTGGAAATCCGTACACCAGGAGGTAACCGTATCCCTGGACAGCATTGACCGCTTTTGCGCAAAAGCGTCAGATACCATCAATCAGGCGCTTCCCACAGGTCGGATCAACGGTACCGAAGACGGCATTTTAAAAGACCTGGGCGTCCTCATGTGCAACGAACTGCTTCCCGCCACCATCAAAAAACGGTTGAGGGACACGGATAAAAAGACGCTGATCCTCACCCTGGATGAAAACCTGGTCCATATCCCCTGGGAGCTGATCTGTCTGGACAGCCAGTTCCTGTGCCTGAAATTCAGCATGGGCCGCTGGGTGAAAACCCAGTGGGATCTGAACCGGGTGGCAAGGCAACTGCCAACAGATGATTGCTGTAAACTGTGGATCATCGCCAATCCCGACGGCGATCTGCCCAGTGCCGGAAAAGAGGGGTTAACCATCTTTCGAAAATTTTCCGGTCTGAAAAACTGCCTTAAAACGGCACCCCTCTCCTCTGAAATCTGCCGGGACGACTTTTTTTTAAGGCTGGCGGATTTTGACATCATCCATTTTGCAGGCCATGTGGAGTATGACCATGATCATCCCTCCCAAAGCGCCATCAAGCTCAAAGACAGTGTATTTAAGGCCGAAGAGTTTTCAAAATTAGAGGGCGGCGCCCCCATGCCCTCCCTGGTGTTTCTCAACGCCTGCCAGTCGGCGTACAACGAAAATACGGCCCCCGGGAACAAGGATGCATCATTCGGCCTGACCGATGCCCTGATACGCTCCGGGGTCCAGCACTACATCGGCACCCTGTGGAAGGTGTCCGATATCCACAGCAGCACTTTCGCCTTGAATTTCTACGACTATTTTTTCAACGGCTGCAGCGTGGGAGAGGCCGTCAATCTTGCCCGGAAAAAATCGGCTGAAACCCAAAACGACTTTTCCTGGGCAAGCTATGTGCTCTACGGCGATCCCCAGGAGACCTATTTTCCCCCAATTGCGTTGTCGCCCAGGCCGGCCATTGAAAAAAGCCGCCCCGCACCCGAAGAAGAAACAAGCCCCGCACCCAGGCAAACGGAAAAAGTACGCAACCACTCCCCTGAACCGCCGCCTTCGCCTTCGCCGCCTGCCGACGGCACCCCCGCGCCAAACGGCAAAAAACGCATCATGGCGATGATCGCCCTGGTATGCATCATCACAGCAGGCGTTGTAACCGCAGGCCTGGGGTATCTTCAAAAAGCCCCCCTGGATGACTGGAGCACCCCGGTGACCCTGTCCGTATCCGTCATGGAGCCCGCCGATGAAACGGCAAAATTTGCAGCCCATCTCCTGGAAAGCCAGCTGCATGAAAAATGCCCCCATATCCAGCTGTTGGAGCGGACCGACTGGCAGCTGCTCAAACAGGAATATGAGATCAGCAGTTCACAACTGGTTCCCCGGCAAAATAAACTCACACCCGAACTTTTGACTGCCGGGCTTTTTCTCATCATTGATGTCAACACGGCCTCAGCGCCGCCCACACTGCTCATGCGCCTGGCAAAGACCGGCACCGGCTGTATCAAGCACAATTTCAATGCGCCCCTGAACGACGCCGCCCTTTTGACGGAACAAAAAGAGCGGCTCTGTGAAACCGTGGTAAAGACCCTTGAAACGGACTATCCCCTGAAGGGCCGGATCATAAAATACGACGGCAAAGAGATCCTGTTAAACATCGGTTATGATCAGGGGGTCCGGCCCGGCCAGCGCTTTGAAGTGGTTGAGAACGCAAGCATTCTGACCATAGAGACAGACGACGATATTAAAGCCAGGACAAGCCTTGCCCGGCAGGCCCAGGCCGACAAAGCCGTATTGACGGACAACTGGCGGGTCCGCAGGGTATATCCCTGA
- a CDS encoding outer membrane protein transport protein, whose product MRRMIYKAEVVLLLSLVWGLTVFTPIFAESINYTPFNGNISFGFSPNPVGSGARALGFGAFIAVADDATAASWNPGGLVQLKTPEISIVGNYGCQNTDYIFSEANGSQSTSLTELNYLSFAYPFTLWGRHMVVSINYQQLYDFTRKVSYQYEYKTVGYYSGTSIPFGDIYYDTLGSYRQSGSLSAVGIAYGFEIIPRHLSVGITVNIWDDNLTENSWEQTQTGSSVGSYLGFILDEYNYMTRHNFFFKGLNYNLGLLWRSKDKKFSLGAVYKSPFTADLKHEFKGQNTGYEDTHMSMEENLEMPMSYGIGAAYRFSDRFTLSADVYRTHWEQFILKQEDGTKTSAVTAKPEEQSDVDPTCQVRLGAEYLLINRNKHYVIPLRMGLFYDPSPADNNPDDYYGISIGTGFAKEKFVFDIAAQYRFGRDVGSSVFPDYSFSQDVDEFRVYSSIILHWN is encoded by the coding sequence ATGCGCCGGATGATTTATAAAGCGGAAGTTGTTCTCTTACTTTCCCTGGTTTGGGGATTGACGGTTTTTACGCCGATTTTTGCCGAGTCCATCAATTACACACCTTTTAACGGTAATATTAGTTTTGGATTTTCACCAAATCCTGTGGGGTCAGGGGCCAGGGCATTGGGGTTTGGGGCGTTTATCGCAGTGGCGGACGATGCCACGGCCGCCTCATGGAATCCCGGGGGGCTTGTCCAGTTGAAAACCCCGGAGATATCCATCGTAGGAAACTATGGCTGCCAAAACACAGACTACATTTTTTCTGAAGCAAACGGTTCACAGTCCACCTCTTTAACAGAACTTAATTATCTAAGCTTTGCCTATCCTTTCACACTATGGGGTCGTCACATGGTAGTCTCTATTAATTACCAGCAGCTTTATGATTTTACGCGAAAGGTAAGCTACCAATATGAATATAAAACCGTGGGCTATTACTCGGGGACTTCGATACCCTTTGGCGATATATATTATGATACTCTGGGCAGTTACCGTCAATCAGGCAGTCTTTCAGCCGTAGGCATTGCCTACGGGTTTGAAATCATTCCCCGGCACCTTTCGGTCGGGATTACGGTCAATATCTGGGATGATAATCTCACTGAAAATAGCTGGGAACAAACCCAAACAGGCTCATCTGTGGGATCCTATTTGGGTTTCATCCTTGATGAATATAATTATATGACACGACATAATTTCTTTTTTAAAGGGTTAAACTATAATTTAGGTCTATTGTGGCGCAGCAAGGATAAAAAATTTTCCCTGGGCGCCGTATATAAATCGCCATTTACTGCCGATCTGAAACATGAATTCAAAGGCCAAAACACAGGCTATGAGGATACGCATATGAGCATGGAAGAAAATCTGGAAATGCCCATGTCCTATGGTATAGGTGCGGCCTATCGGTTTTCCGACAGATTCACTCTCTCAGCAGATGTTTACAGAACCCATTGGGAACAATTTATTTTAAAACAGGAAGACGGCACAAAGACATCAGCCGTAACGGCCAAACCGGAAGAACAATCCGATGTTGATCCAACCTGCCAGGTCAGGCTGGGGGCAGAGTATCTTTTGATCAACAGAAATAAACATTATGTAATTCCGTTGAGAATGGGACTTTTTTATGATCCCTCCCCTGCAGATAACAACCCGGATGATTATTACGGAATCAGCATAGGAACGGGATTTGCCAAAGAAAAATTTGTTTTTGACATTGCAGCGCAATATCGCTTTGGCAGGGATGTGGGCAGCTCAGTGTTTCCAGATTATAGCTTTTCCCAGGATGTAGATGAATTTAGGGTCTATTCATCCATAATCCTCCATTGGAATTAA
- the yjjJ gene encoding type II toxin-antitoxin system HipA family toxin YjjJ: MNYILIVFTIQIITQITMQDIAVPLTIKKYIERGPSTSKEIQAATGLSQSSVARRLKEMGDSVVQIQDGRLIKYAATCNAFGADDRIPLGAIDPAGKVKVVAYIRPLSHGGFFLEPVDLISPLLLGERGNGLYDDLPYFLYDLRPQGFLGRQIAREIAKWSDDFPSDPRRWTTMHIGKYLISNGDDLPGNFIFGEQAFIRIRRKAIPVTIDDYPRLAENVMKGELPGSSAGGEQPKFTAFKKDLRGDRSHVIVKFSPKGENDVAKRWRDILVTEYHASRIISESLCLSAETNLFEMDGRLFLETQRFDRFGEFGRTSMVSLQSIDGEFVGLGHSWPKILNELFTQNLLSEKDVRTAERLWCFGRLINNTDMHPGNLSLTMEQNLFRLLPSYDMCSMGFAPISGGEVQPFFFDVSDIPDGNVSQDEFTMLKKMAHTFWKNVAKDSRISEEFKFFLDQRNPLESFI, encoded by the coding sequence ATGAACTATATTTTGATTGTTTTTACTATTCAAATAATAACCCAAATAACTATGCAGGATATTGCTGTGCCCCTTACAATAAAAAAATATATAGAACGAGGTCCCTCCACATCGAAAGAAATTCAGGCCGCAACCGGTCTAAGTCAGAGTTCGGTTGCACGCAGGCTAAAAGAGATGGGCGATAGTGTTGTTCAAATACAAGATGGGCGCTTAATTAAATATGCTGCTACCTGCAATGCCTTTGGCGCTGATGATAGAATCCCTTTAGGCGCTATTGATCCTGCCGGGAAGGTGAAGGTTGTTGCCTATATCCGGCCATTGAGCCACGGCGGCTTTTTTTTGGAACCCGTGGATTTGATTTCCCCGTTGTTGTTGGGGGAACGGGGGAACGGTCTGTATGACGACCTTCCATATTTTCTTTACGATTTGAGACCACAAGGCTTTTTGGGTCGGCAGATTGCCCGAGAAATCGCGAAATGGAGTGATGATTTCCCTTCTGATCCAAGGCGGTGGACAACCATGCATATTGGAAAATATTTAATCTCCAATGGAGACGATCTGCCCGGGAATTTTATATTTGGCGAGCAAGCGTTTATACGTATCCGCCGAAAAGCAATCCCAGTTACCATTGATGATTATCCGAGACTCGCCGAGAACGTAATGAAAGGGGAACTCCCTGGATCATCTGCTGGTGGAGAGCAGCCTAAATTTACGGCTTTCAAAAAAGACCTTCGGGGTGATCGGTCGCATGTAATCGTTAAATTTTCACCCAAAGGTGAAAATGACGTCGCTAAAAGATGGAGAGATATTTTAGTAACCGAATATCATGCATCCCGAATCATAAGCGAGAGTCTCTGCCTGTCTGCGGAAACTAACCTTTTTGAAATGGATGGGCGCTTGTTTCTGGAAACACAGAGGTTTGACCGGTTCGGAGAGTTTGGTCGTACCTCAATGGTTTCATTGCAATCCATTGATGGTGAATTTGTAGGTCTTGGTCATAGTTGGCCAAAAATTCTCAATGAACTGTTCACTCAGAATCTGCTTTCTGAAAAGGATGTACGAACAGCTGAGCGTTTGTGGTGTTTTGGGAGACTTATCAACAATACCGACATGCATCCAGGCAATCTTAGTTTAACTATGGAGCAGAATTTATTCAGATTATTGCCATCTTATGATATGTGCTCAATGGGTTTTGCACCTATAAGCGGGGGAGAAGTCCAGCCCTTCTTTTTTGATGTATCGGATATCCCGGATGGAAATGTCAGTCAGGATGAATTTACAATGTTAAAAAAAATGGCGCATACTTTTTGGAAGAATGTTGCCAAAGACAGCAGAATCTCAGAGGAGTTTAAATTCTTCTTAGACCAGCGAAATCCGCTTGAATCCTTTATCTGA
- the ltaE gene encoding low-specificity L-threonine aldolase: MTWIDLRSDTVTRPTDKMRQVMIAAPVGDDVYKEDPTVNLLEEKAAEITGKQAALFCTSGTQSNLLALMTHCRRGDEYIVGQTAHTYRYEAGGAAVLGSIQPQPLDLEPDGTLDLKKVEKAMKPDDFHFARTRLLCLENTQGGKVLPMDYLKEARRFARDHQLGLHLDGARIFNAAVKLNIEIKEIARLFDTVSCCLSKGLGAPVGSVLCGPASFIKEAAKWRKMLGGGMRQAGILAAAGIYALEHHIDRLAIDHDNALYLARGIADIACLHVNPETVQTNMVFAGIGDNAHALAAHMKTRGILIDRDPNLRMVTHLDISKNDIHKTVQAFHSFYDDIK; encoded by the coding sequence ATGACGTGGATTGATTTGAGAAGTGATACGGTAACCCGACCCACCGATAAAATGAGGCAGGTCATGATCGCTGCCCCTGTGGGCGATGATGTGTACAAGGAGGACCCGACAGTTAATTTGCTTGAAGAAAAGGCCGCCGAAATTACCGGCAAGCAGGCAGCGCTTTTCTGCACCTCCGGCACCCAGTCCAATCTACTGGCCTTGATGACCCATTGCCGGCGGGGGGATGAATACATTGTCGGTCAAACTGCGCATACCTATAGGTACGAAGCAGGCGGCGCAGCGGTGCTTGGCAGCATCCAACCCCAGCCGTTGGATCTGGAGCCGGACGGGACTCTGGATCTTAAAAAGGTCGAAAAAGCCATGAAGCCGGATGATTTTCATTTTGCACGGACGCGACTGCTTTGTCTGGAAAATACCCAGGGCGGCAAAGTCCTGCCCATGGATTATTTGAAAGAAGCCCGCCGATTTGCCAGGGATCACCAGCTTGGACTGCACCTGGACGGGGCCCGGATTTTTAATGCCGCAGTAAAACTTAACATTGAGATCAAAGAAATTGCCCGGCTGTTTGATACGGTCTCCTGCTGCCTGTCCAAGGGACTGGGAGCCCCTGTGGGATCCGTGTTGTGCGGTCCTGCATCGTTTATCAAGGAGGCGGCAAAGTGGCGCAAGATGCTTGGCGGCGGTATGCGGCAGGCAGGTATATTGGCGGCCGCAGGCATTTACGCCCTGGAGCATCATATTGACCGGCTTGCCATAGATCACGACAATGCCCTGTACCTGGCCCGGGGTATCGCAGATATTGCCTGCCTGCATGTGAATCCCGAGACCGTTCAAACAAACATGGTGTTTGCCGGTATCGGTGATAACGCCCACGCCCTGGCCGCGCACATGAAAACCCGGGGGATACTCATTGACCGCGACCCAAACTTACGGATGGTCACCCATCTGGATATTTCCAAAAATGATATCCACAAAACCGTGCAGGCGTTTCACTCATTTTATGATGACATTAAATAA
- a CDS encoding glycerophosphodiester phosphodiesterase family protein, producing MPGGVEIIAHRGARSLAPENTLAAARLAHQLGAHRWETDAVLTRDGHVVLFHDESLTRCTNASQVFGYDPQAPEKTVCPGRRAIDRLGSHSLDELRLLDAGSWFERIDPFSMVADIDPQILAGFNGQPIPSLYDGLVLTKTLDWYINVELKEHGHEPESNYHPTRVLSELARSGIAPGRVTLSSFNHDWLRFIRKSAPEYELQALVGAYDDQPLNFEDAIFTGAEFDVLNINALLVQPSEIQRLKRAGKRINLFTVNDPNDYRRFVDAGIDGVFTDFPQRFI from the coding sequence ATGCCCGGGGGCGTTGAAATCATCGCCCACCGCGGGGCCAGGAGTCTGGCCCCGGAAAATACCCTGGCGGCCGCCCGGTTAGCCCACCAACTGGGTGCCCACCGGTGGGAAACAGATGCCGTCCTGACCCGGGACGGTCATGTGGTGCTCTTTCATGATGAATCCCTGACCCGATGCACCAACGCTTCCCAGGTGTTCGGATATGATCCCCAGGCACCAGAAAAAACGGTTTGTCCAGGGCGGCGCGCCATAGACCGATTGGGCAGTCATTCCCTTGATGAATTGAGATTGTTGGACGCAGGCAGCTGGTTTGAACGCATTGACCCTTTTTCAATGGTTGCCGACATTGATCCGCAGATCTTGGCCGGTTTCAACGGGCAACCGATTCCCTCTTTGTACGATGGGCTTGTGCTGACCAAAACGCTCGACTGGTACATCAATGTTGAGCTCAAAGAACATGGTCATGAGCCTGAATCAAATTATCATCCGACCCGGGTACTCTCTGAACTGGCCCGATCCGGTATCGCACCCGGGCGGGTGACCCTCTCCTCTTTTAACCATGATTGGCTTCGCTTTATCCGAAAATCTGCCCCCGAATATGAACTCCAGGCCCTTGTGGGGGCGTATGATGACCAACCCCTGAACTTCGAAGATGCTATATTTACCGGTGCGGAATTTGATGTGCTCAATATAAATGCGTTGCTGGTTCAGCCGTCAGAGATCCAAAGGCTGAAACGTGCCGGCAAACGTATCAATTTGTTCACGGTAAATGATCCAAACGATTACAGGCGCTTTGTTGACGCAGGCATTGATGGGGTGTTTACGGATTTTCCCCAGCGATTTATTTAA
- a CDS encoding zinc ribbon domain-containing protein, translated as MPIYEFKCSKCEEFFEVIVMGSQDDKEVSCPKCSSNEFQRVVSATNYAMGSSGNAAQGVHTQERTCSSGTCKTYTVPGV; from the coding sequence ATGCCGATATATGAATTTAAGTGCAGCAAGTGTGAAGAATTTTTTGAAGTGATTGTCATGGGGTCGCAGGACGACAAAGAAGTCTCCTGCCCAAAATGCAGTTCCAATGAGTTCCAGCGTGTGGTTTCGGCCACCAACTATGCCATGGGCTCGTCAGGAAATGCAGCCCAGGGTGTGCATACCCAGGAGCGCACCTGTTCAAGCGGAACCTGTAAAACCTATACGGTTCCAGGAGTTTAA
- the recN gene encoding DNA repair protein RecN, translated as MLHALVIKNFAIIEDLRIEFGSGLSVLTGETGAGKSIIIQAVNLLLGSRASADLVRTGKENAELEAVFDIAADSHAAQLMADQDMDVDDGLIIRRVVSAEGKSKIYVNSRQTTLDFLKQVTQNLAGVSSQHAHQGLLNEDLHLDILDEFAQTFDLRNDVTALYRQIVPLKKEIALLKAGKEKAEKELELLQFQVDEIESAHLQPGEDEELIQRRDQLQNAGHIFEAVNGAVHNLYDREGSVIDEISGMSARFGRFCGTDEKLGGLARRLDEISYELQDLVSELRSFASGIDLDPQSLDQVDQRLDQITKLKRKYGGSIDTIFEQYRNMADNVADIQGIEGRIAQLEQAQEKLVDQIRQKAKALSMRRQKEALALARLAKAELAALEMGRARFEVDFSTEPGVDPDELVSTDNEKIFATGMDRVRFLLTPNPGEAPKPLAKIASGGELSRIVLALKAVLCRDHSFETLIFDEVDAGIGGATSDKVGLKLKELGRLQQVICITHLAQIARYGNHQFRITKQVSGGRTATRITPLTSQEDRIKELARMIGGSQITDATLAHAKELLDTAGAS; from the coding sequence ATGCTGCACGCCCTGGTCATAAAAAACTTTGCGATCATTGAGGATCTGCGCATTGAATTTGGTTCCGGCCTTTCTGTTCTGACAGGGGAAACCGGGGCCGGGAAATCAATTATTATCCAGGCCGTTAATCTGCTTTTGGGATCACGGGCCTCGGCGGATCTGGTGCGCACCGGAAAAGAGAATGCTGAACTGGAAGCCGTGTTTGACATTGCCGCAGATTCCCATGCCGCACAACTCATGGCCGATCAGGATATGGACGTTGATGACGGCCTGATTATCCGGCGGGTGGTTTCTGCCGAAGGTAAAAGTAAAATTTATGTGAATTCCCGCCAGACCACCCTGGATTTTCTAAAGCAGGTGACCCAGAATCTTGCCGGTGTGTCCAGCCAGCATGCCCACCAGGGACTGCTCAACGAAGACCTGCATCTGGATATCCTTGACGAATTTGCCCAGACCTTTGATTTGAGAAACGATGTGACCGCGTTGTACCGGCAGATTGTTCCCCTAAAAAAAGAGATCGCATTACTCAAGGCCGGTAAGGAAAAGGCTGAAAAAGAGCTGGAATTGCTCCAATTCCAGGTGGATGAGATTGAATCCGCCCATCTCCAGCCTGGTGAAGATGAGGAACTGATTCAAAGGCGTGACCAGCTGCAGAATGCCGGACATATTTTTGAGGCCGTCAACGGTGCGGTGCATAATTTATATGACCGGGAGGGCTCGGTGATTGATGAAATTTCAGGCATGTCCGCCAGGTTTGGCAGGTTTTGCGGTACCGATGAAAAACTGGGCGGCCTGGCCCGGCGTTTGGATGAAATTTCCTATGAACTCCAGGATCTTGTCTCGGAGTTAAGATCCTTTGCCTCGGGCATTGATCTGGACCCCCAGTCCCTGGACCAGGTGGACCAGCGCCTGGATCAAATCACAAAACTTAAGCGCAAATACGGGGGCAGCATTGATACCATATTTGAGCAATACCGGAATATGGCAGACAATGTGGCCGATATCCAGGGGATTGAGGGGCGTATCGCGCAACTGGAACAAGCCCAGGAGAAGCTGGTGGACCAGATTCGTCAAAAGGCAAAGGCGTTGTCCATGCGGCGGCAAAAGGAAGCGCTGGCCCTGGCCCGTCTGGCAAAGGCCGAGCTGGCTGCCCTTGAAATGGGCCGGGCCCGGTTTGAGGTGGATTTTTCCACGGAGCCGGGTGTCGATCCTGACGAACTTGTCTCAACGGATAATGAAAAAATATTTGCCACAGGCATGGACCGGGTGCGTTTTTTACTTACCCCAAATCCCGGGGAGGCCCCAAAGCCTTTGGCAAAAATAGCCTCGGGCGGGGAGCTGTCCCGTATTGTCCTGGCCCTTAAAGCCGTGCTCTGCCGGGATCACTCCTTTGAAACCCTGATTTTCGATGAGGTGGATGCCGGTATCGGCGGTGCCACATCGGACAAAGTGGGGCTTAAATTAAAAGAACTGGGCCGGCTTCAGCAGGTGATCTGCATTACCCATCTGGCCCAGATTGCCAGATATGGCAACCACCAGTTCAGGATAACCAAACAGGTGTCAGGGGGCAGAACCGCCACCCGCATCACCCCATTGACCAGTCAGGAAGACCGGATTAAGGAACTGGCCCGTATGATCGGCGGCAGTCAGATTACCGATGCCACCCTTGCCCATGCCAAAGAACTCCTTGATACGGCCGGGGCGTCTTGA
- a CDS encoding iron transporter produces the protein MPHPVPQSPETGTPGRVQSAVKTGLKKGWSGLIWLIKILVPVSFATALMVHYQLLHHLDFLLQPMMSMIHLPASAAVVLVIGIFTGIYGTVAALSVMPFAMPHMILIAVFTLISHNLIQESLVQANSGLRFSTAVVFRLVISFIVTMICGWIMGVDPGNAGAAGVPVVQSSGGPLSAMLLDWAAGTGWLCLKILCIIMPLMVVMELARTFHVIEAVTHITAPVLRLLGLDRSCALLWMTAAVFGLAYGAAVIVEETKNNAHDPQILTRLHLSIGINHAMIEDPSLFLPLGLPALWLWIPRLVAAMAAAWLHMGFSSARRFYAARPGHKKLCDH, from the coding sequence ATGCCTCATCCGGTTCCCCAAAGTCCTGAAACCGGCACTCCCGGGAGGGTGCAGTCCGCAGTTAAAACCGGTTTAAAAAAAGGGTGGTCCGGCCTGATCTGGCTGATTAAGATTCTTGTGCCTGTCTCCTTTGCAACTGCGTTAATGGTGCACTATCAGCTATTGCACCATCTCGACTTTCTTTTACAGCCCATGATGAGCATGATCCATTTGCCGGCCTCTGCGGCGGTTGTGCTGGTTATCGGAATTTTTACCGGTATTTACGGCACTGTGGCGGCCCTGTCCGTGATGCCGTTTGCCATGCCGCACATGATTTTGATTGCCGTGTTTACCCTGATTTCCCACAACCTGATCCAGGAGAGTCTGGTCCAGGCCAACTCCGGATTGCGGTTTTCAACTGCGGTTGTGTTTCGTCTGGTCATCTCTTTTATCGTCACCATGATCTGCGGGTGGATCATGGGGGTGGACCCAGGCAATGCCGGGGCAGCCGGTGTGCCGGTTGTGCAGTCGTCCGGCGGCCCGCTGTCCGCCATGCTGCTTGACTGGGCCGCAGGTACGGGCTGGCTGTGTTTAAAAATTTTGTGTATTATCATGCCGTTGATGGTGGTCATGGAATTGGCAAGGACCTTTCATGTAATTGAGGCGGTAACGCATATTACAGCGCCTGTTTTACGGTTGCTGGGATTGGACAGATCCTGCGCGCTGCTCTGGATGACCGCAGCAGTCTTTGGTTTGGCTTACGGGGCTGCCGTCATCGTTGAGGAGACAAAAAACAATGCCCATGACCCCCAAATTCTGACCCGGCTTCATCTGTCCATCGGGATCAATCATGCCATGATTGAGGATCCCTCATTGTTTCTGCCTTTGGGGTTGCCTGCACTTTGGTTGTGGATTCCCAGGCTTGTGGCTGCCATGGCCGCGGCCTGGCTGCACATGGGTTTTTCTTCGGCAAGGAGATTTTATGCTGCACGCCCTGGTCATAAAAAACTTTGCGATCATTGA
- a CDS encoding conjugal transfer protein TraB, with the protein MKSADEHILRVTKEIIVKFIEMGRLSPSNVHESFKDVYKTVNDTVKKNLDPPQDASSGSPKS; encoded by the coding sequence ATGAAATCCGCCGACGAACATATACTCAGAGTCACCAAGGAAATTATAGTCAAGTTCATTGAGATGGGCCGGCTGTCGCCTTCCAACGTCCATGAATCTTTTAAGGATGTTTACAAGACCGTCAATGACACCGTGAAAAAGAATCTGGATCCGCCCCAAGATGCCTCATCCGGTTCCCCAAAGTCCTGA